A stretch of the Porifericola rhodea genome encodes the following:
- a CDS encoding LamG-like jellyroll fold domain-containing protein → MLVVSKSKQARQDRVNADSMVSFDGVSQYASAGVNPNVSLALQKDKSFTISVFCQLNSDANHNLLFTSDTLGLNQGIEFSYSTTSGGRWYIQMVCLTGVYQFYIPFSQYIHKLVHLVFCYDGNTKTGQYYINGAVIPTQSYKTNTGFSTIPAHELIISEDTNARNRWSGYISHLLICNRTATPHEIRHIHVLGGLLPSSLHSAVVAHYPCTHAEGDVLVDVTDQYNYAKDIGVVKSANYHANKRFLVNGAVASSYTEGDRLTHDPASPNASNAVYNGDSSVYMGKGEYVRIKLRIHSQQRADARLQVQQFSSANGGVYISLPVVKTTTDFEANIQNEGTAQRKLDVVWQLGTDCDIEILEWRKSTTPVGYLDPYHAQLKNYTLEQHTGAVQTAWKDFYTKNPYQPYVDSNDDGIADVPLTVKKSLLPPLSTALQIQAVSKAQRMQLDGSLTESKGGEMHFFLYLDRVPSGAERYLFTSQHNSSQTHFYIQNGKRLKFENLYGPGVIRMQSDVISIQKGWNHFGIRCGNVGNANSFRFYHQGRYVGNNVVTHNYNSIYNDFFPKYMSRQYLFTAWASSNNTFPANMQLDCRLVAFYANRGVFTKHDKEVLEAYNNGLFQVMKQVHTVLYGEMTRVYIDEASENFQEGHNWTKQSQEFAVDTNTGQAVYTGVQDYAELSIPLINLTHPGVGVFGQGIRVEIVCDSWTGGNKCEVEIGDQGDVGRFDSVGTHVFHLRPKRSNAYVPKLWLRPVGKGNTFTISSVKVIAGFTQNQGSSGGNAMLENYTSSDESPIIPIDRFQAGELDTNYCPNPTNFSNRTARISWNTDVNETKFSVSFWYYATGYNGSIGANNLFYAQLAGGGYITVKYLNPGGPLYFAWAHTSNGNSNAERTSLSIPDARIGNWTHVALTFDQNVQGKFNRHGYQVASSDNVFLAGVINSIGFFGSADGNENPAPAFVRNLQIYNAHVLTTAEIDELRALGHNAINPPLHLADKLSLHAPCMQKSGVPMDLISGKRAYMEESSLQWTKTP, encoded by the coding sequence ATGTTGGTAGTCTCAAAGAGCAAACAAGCCCGACAGGATAGGGTAAATGCGGATTCTATGGTGTCCTTTGATGGTGTGAGCCAGTACGCCAGTGCGGGTGTGAATCCTAATGTTTCTTTAGCCCTTCAAAAAGATAAAAGCTTTACCATATCTGTCTTTTGTCAACTTAATTCAGATGCAAACCATAATCTGCTTTTCACCTCTGATACATTAGGTTTAAATCAAGGAATAGAGTTTTCCTATAGCACTACATCAGGTGGCAGATGGTATATACAAATGGTATGTCTGACGGGCGTTTATCAGTTTTATATTCCTTTTAGCCAGTATATTCATAAACTTGTTCACTTGGTTTTTTGCTATGATGGGAATACAAAAACAGGCCAGTATTATATAAATGGTGCTGTTATACCTACCCAGTCTTACAAAACCAACACAGGCTTTTCTACTATTCCTGCCCATGAACTGATTATATCAGAAGATACCAATGCCAGGAACAGATGGTCAGGCTACATATCTCACCTTCTTATTTGCAATCGCACAGCTACTCCTCACGAAATACGACACATCCATGTGTTAGGTGGCCTGCTTCCCTCTTCGCTACATAGTGCAGTAGTTGCCCATTATCCATGCACACATGCTGAAGGCGATGTATTGGTAGATGTGACAGATCAGTACAATTATGCTAAAGATATAGGTGTAGTTAAATCAGCAAACTATCATGCCAACAAAAGATTTTTAGTTAATGGTGCAGTAGCTTCCAGCTATACGGAGGGGGATCGCCTTACGCATGACCCGGCTAGCCCTAATGCTTCCAATGCAGTATATAATGGTGATAGTTCTGTATATATGGGGAAAGGTGAATATGTTAGAATTAAGCTGAGAATACATTCGCAACAGAGGGCAGATGCCCGTTTGCAAGTGCAACAATTCAGTTCTGCTAATGGTGGGGTGTATATCAGTTTGCCCGTGGTGAAGACTACTACTGATTTTGAAGCAAACATTCAAAATGAAGGTACTGCACAAAGAAAACTTGATGTGGTTTGGCAATTAGGGACGGACTGTGACATTGAAATTTTAGAATGGAGGAAAAGTACTACACCCGTCGGATATCTTGACCCTTACCATGCCCAACTGAAAAACTACACTTTAGAGCAGCACACAGGTGCAGTGCAAACTGCCTGGAAAGATTTTTATACTAAAAACCCATATCAGCCTTATGTAGATTCAAATGATGATGGTATAGCTGATGTACCCTTAACCGTTAAAAAATCGCTGCTTCCTCCTTTGTCTACAGCGCTACAAATACAAGCTGTAAGCAAAGCCCAAAGAATGCAGCTGGATGGTTCTTTAACTGAATCCAAAGGGGGAGAAATGCACTTCTTCCTGTACCTGGATCGTGTGCCCAGTGGAGCAGAGCGTTATCTGTTCACCTCTCAGCATAACAGCAGCCAGACGCACTTTTATATTCAGAATGGCAAGCGGCTTAAGTTTGAAAATTTGTACGGTCCTGGTGTCATTCGTATGCAAAGTGATGTGATCAGTATTCAAAAAGGATGGAATCATTTCGGGATTAGGTGCGGTAATGTGGGTAATGCCAATAGCTTTAGATTTTATCATCAGGGCCGATATGTGGGCAATAATGTAGTGACGCACAACTACAATTCTATTTATAACGACTTCTTCCCAAAATACATGAGTCGTCAATACCTTTTTACCGCCTGGGCAAGTAGTAATAATACCTTTCCAGCAAATATGCAGTTGGATTGCCGTTTGGTAGCCTTTTATGCCAACAGAGGTGTGTTTACCAAGCACGATAAGGAAGTCCTGGAAGCCTATAACAATGGGCTCTTTCAGGTCATGAAGCAGGTGCATACGGTTTTGTATGGAGAAATGACTAGAGTTTACATTGATGAGGCTTCTGAAAACTTCCAGGAAGGCCACAACTGGACAAAGCAAAGTCAGGAATTTGCGGTTGATACCAACACCGGACAAGCTGTTTATACCGGAGTTCAGGATTATGCAGAATTATCTATACCACTCATAAACCTAACTCATCCTGGCGTTGGTGTTTTTGGGCAAGGCATCAGAGTTGAGATCGTATGTGATAGTTGGACAGGAGGCAACAAATGCGAAGTAGAAATTGGAGATCAGGGAGATGTAGGCAGGTTTGATTCAGTAGGTACGCATGTGTTTCATTTGAGGCCAAAGCGCAGCAATGCTTATGTGCCCAAATTGTGGTTAAGGCCAGTTGGGAAAGGCAATACATTCACCATTTCATCGGTAAAAGTTATTGCAGGATTCACTCAAAACCAGGGCTCCAGCGGAGGTAATGCTATGCTGGAAAACTATACTTCTTCTGATGAATCTCCTATCATCCCGATAGACCGTTTTCAAGCGGGTGAACTGGACACAAACTATTGTCCTAATCCTACTAACTTTAGTAACAGGACAGCCAGAATTAGCTGGAATACCGATGTAAATGAGACAAAATTCTCAGTATCGTTTTGGTACTATGCAACAGGCTATAACGGTAGTATAGGTGCCAATAACCTCTTCTATGCTCAATTGGCAGGGGGAGGCTATATCACAGTCAAATACCTAAACCCAGGCGGGCCACTTTATTTTGCCTGGGCACATACCAGTAATGGCAATAGCAATGCAGAAAGGACAAGCCTTAGCATACCGGACGCAAGAATCGGTAATTGGACGCATGTAGCATTGACCTTTGACCAAAACGTGCAAGGCAAATTCAACAGGCATGGGTATCAGGTAGCCAGCTCTGACAATGTATTTTTAGCTGGGGTTATCAATTCCATTGGCTTTTTTGGTAGTGCTGATGGCAATGAGAATCCCGCACCCGCTTTTGTGCGCAATCTCCAGATATACAATGCTCACGTGCTGACAACCGCAGAGATTGATGAACTCAGAGCATTAGGCCACAATGCTATCAATCCGCCTTTACACTTGGCAGACAAACTCAGTCTGCATGCTCCCTGTATGCAGAAATCAGGTGTGCCTATGGATTTGATCAGTGGCAAACGTGCTTATATGGAGGAAAGCAGCTTGCAATGGACTAAGACTCCTTGA
- a CDS encoding DnaB-like helicase C-terminal domain-containing protein, with translation MLTQDPVLAKMVAPTTKSKAAVLPGFQSVDQLKKAENTFKLKGHRGNGDIGKLLGDLEKYMLAITIEGDQGAGKTRFTYQLANAFAGSGFNVGVFSLEMGDKSDVVRKMINSYISKPNRSKVQLTGDASEGIQTIRKYAKNFDVVIIDSWNKLDADSSEFDKLRKDFPDTIWVVIFQRTTQGTIRGGTAPLYDAGINLEAVKSDAGFEHNYVQATKNRYGETFIPYSIATKKIIQPKKDNKPTQEQA, from the coding sequence ATGCTCACTCAAGATCCAGTGCTTGCTAAAATGGTTGCTCCAACCACCAAAAGCAAAGCTGCTGTTTTACCAGGCTTTCAATCTGTGGATCAACTCAAAAAAGCTGAGAATACCTTCAAGCTCAAGGGGCACCGTGGCAACGGGGATATTGGCAAACTCTTAGGCGATCTTGAAAAGTATATGCTGGCCATCACCATAGAAGGAGATCAGGGAGCAGGTAAAACCAGATTCACCTATCAGTTAGCCAATGCCTTTGCTGGCTCAGGTTTTAATGTAGGGGTGTTCTCTTTGGAGATGGGTGATAAATCCGATGTAGTGCGCAAAATGATCAATAGCTACATTTCTAAACCCAACCGATCAAAAGTACAGCTGACAGGAGATGCCAGTGAAGGGATACAAACCATCCGCAAATACGCCAAAAACTTTGATGTCGTCATCATTGACTCCTGGAACAAGCTGGATGCAGATTCCAGTGAATTCGATAAGCTCAGAAAAGACTTTCCCGATACCATATGGGTGGTGATCTTCCAACGGACTACGCAAGGTACGATCCGGGGAGGTACCGCACCTTTGTATGATGCAGGTATTAACCTGGAAGCTGTCAAATCCGATGCTGGCTTTGAGCACAACTATGTGCAGGCTACCAAAAACCGTTATGGAGAGACCTTTATTCCTTATTCCATAGCCACTAAAAAAATCATCCAACCCAAGAAGGATAACAAACCCACTCAAGAACAAGCATGA
- a CDS encoding KAP family P-loop NTPase fold protein, giving the protein MRKQVKLLQQFLIKYKEIIKEFYAAFVGSIVFVLLNAPIKKILNVALVEPILSGFSNSYIWTDIFLTLILLMFTSKISLELIQRIRVFLICFLLIYAIDIIWLQQWDYTLTAISLKIDKVKFTYFGLISFFILALCYKSYKKNIKIISKKRELDKINIDASREDLVRKLFDKVTNAQNLEESAVFGIEGEWGIGKTTFMKCLYNKLEKDLINKKIILTWFDPWFFKDEEQLIINFFKHIQNSINKHYFFAQIISLEKYGEQLSSISSTNSLLRILKKSFTKDFTESIEERFFRVNQAIEDLHIHLVVFIDDLDRLNSKEVSAMLKLIRLSANFKNTTYIVAYDKNYIRESVRLEINPYESSKFSEKIFRNEIRLPPFSGETLFSVFKGHLKNKISNVHFTKIDNYQQDYVFDLLKNHRDVDRLVDSFLLTYNHMRSNGAIDNIDILDLLQIEIIKVKFITLYTNIFFHKYEFTRNKKRSYSSGIKINDESITTGKEEDFNLDNYLESFKTELKDDFYNVRDLINQLFFRKPLDLEHTSKFSIKEPNHFNKYFNLNLSNREINLKDYNEFLSKDPSKPSVHASIIQHWVKNGKADFLIWMIDKNTKLEGADDYYFIIMLLLHIRESLERFDPAKTYKIYHVIEVIKKYSRRAFSEWSIDQNVDGLNKFLDTLKIINKSSTVCLYLTYITRTNPYEVKENPLQLIEKERNNLFELSLKESPILDKETIEFYNEIQSSKGDRDFEALKKIFIDFIKNVSSERFLQLTIDRKEDKKSHSIYFLNLYLIYKLYSNLEEFEEFAIAVNLNEDMKKEYCTFYNEFFEINPPEISKPLSDYEGVYFQFNYLKVV; this is encoded by the coding sequence TTGAGAAAACAGGTAAAGCTTTTACAGCAATTTTTAATTAAGTATAAGGAGATTATTAAAGAATTCTACGCCGCCTTTGTAGGCTCCATTGTTTTTGTATTACTAAATGCTCCGATAAAAAAGATACTTAATGTTGCACTAGTTGAACCCATCCTATCGGGCTTTTCAAACTCTTACATTTGGACAGATATTTTCTTGACGTTGATTCTTTTAATGTTCACTTCTAAAATATCATTAGAATTAATTCAAAGGATCCGAGTCTTCCTTATATGTTTTCTTCTGATATATGCTATAGATATTATATGGCTTCAACAATGGGATTATACATTAACAGCAATTTCACTAAAAATAGACAAGGTAAAATTCACTTACTTTGGCCTTATTTCTTTTTTCATTCTGGCACTTTGTTATAAATCCTATAAAAAAAATATAAAGATCATATCTAAAAAAAGGGAACTAGATAAAATCAATATTGATGCATCCCGAGAGGATTTAGTTCGCAAGCTATTTGATAAAGTTACTAATGCTCAAAATTTAGAAGAATCTGCCGTTTTTGGTATTGAAGGAGAGTGGGGAATTGGAAAAACAACTTTTATGAAATGTCTTTATAATAAACTTGAAAAAGACCTCATAAATAAAAAAATAATTCTTACTTGGTTTGACCCATGGTTTTTTAAAGATGAAGAACAACTTATAATCAACTTTTTCAAACACATTCAAAATTCAATAAATAAGCATTATTTCTTCGCACAAATAATAAGTCTAGAAAAGTATGGGGAGCAGTTGTCAAGTATTTCTTCCACAAATTCCTTGTTAAGGATATTAAAAAAAAGTTTTACGAAAGACTTCACTGAATCTATCGAGGAAAGATTTTTTCGGGTAAATCAAGCAATTGAAGATTTACATATCCATCTAGTAGTATTCATAGATGACCTTGACAGGTTAAATAGTAAAGAGGTCAGTGCTATGCTAAAATTGATAAGATTAAGCGCAAACTTCAAAAATACAACTTACATTGTAGCATATGATAAAAACTATATTAGAGAGTCTGTTCGGCTAGAAATAAATCCTTATGAAAGCTCAAAGTTCTCAGAAAAAATATTTAGAAATGAGATTAGACTACCTCCATTTAGTGGAGAAACCCTTTTTTCTGTTTTTAAAGGGCACCTAAAGAACAAAATAAGTAACGTTCATTTCACTAAAATTGATAATTATCAGCAAGATTATGTTTTTGACTTGTTAAAAAACCATCGGGATGTTGATAGATTGGTAGATTCATTTCTGCTTACATACAATCATATGAGGTCTAATGGTGCAATTGATAACATTGATATACTTGATTTACTTCAAATTGAGATTATTAAAGTTAAATTTATCACTTTATACACCAATATATTTTTTCATAAATATGAGTTTACTAGAAATAAAAAAAGATCCTACTCCTCAGGGATAAAAATAAATGACGAGTCAATCACAACTGGTAAAGAAGAGGACTTTAATTTGGATAATTATTTAGAGAGTTTTAAGACTGAGCTTAAAGATGATTTTTATAATGTTAGAGATTTAATCAATCAGCTTTTTTTCAGAAAACCTTTGGATTTGGAGCACACCAGTAAGTTCAGTATTAAAGAACCAAATCACTTCAATAAATATTTTAATCTAAACCTTTCCAATAGAGAAATCAACCTTAAAGACTATAATGAGTTCCTTTCTAAGGACCCTAGTAAGCCATCAGTTCATGCTAGTATAATACAGCATTGGGTCAAAAATGGTAAGGCTGATTTCCTTATTTGGATGATTGATAAGAACACCAAACTTGAGGGGGCAGATGACTATTACTTTATTATTATGCTTCTTCTTCATATCAGGGAAAGTTTAGAAAGATTTGATCCAGCAAAGACTTATAAAATTTATCATGTTATTGAAGTAATAAAAAAATACTCGAGACGAGCTTTCTCAGAATGGAGTATAGATCAAAATGTTGATGGGCTCAATAAATTTCTAGATACCTTAAAAATTATCAATAAAAGTTCAACGGTCTGTCTTTATCTCACATATATTACGCGTACAAATCCTTATGAAGTAAAGGAGAACCCTCTTCAATTAATTGAAAAAGAGAGAAATAACTTGTTCGAATTAAGTCTGAAAGAATCACCCATTCTAGACAAGGAAACTATCGAGTTTTATAACGAAATTCAGTCCTCTAAAGGTGATAGAGACTTTGAAGCATTAAAAAAAATATTTATTGATTTCATAAAAAATGTTAGTAGTGAGAGGTTCCTTCAGCTAACTATTGATAGAAAAGAAGACAAGAAGTCACATAGTATTTATTTCTTAAATCTCTATTTAATTTATAAACTTTATTCAAACTTAGAGGAGTTTGAAGAATTTGCAATTGCAGTTAACTTAAATGAGGATATGAAGAAAGAATATTGCACATTCTATAATGAGTTTTTTGAAATAAATCCCCCTGAAATTTCCAAACCTTTAAGCGATTACGAAGGGGTGTATTTTCAATTTAATTATCTTAAAGTCGTCTGA